The Fusarium musae strain F31 chromosome 10, whole genome shotgun sequence DNA window ctcaatggccttgtcatCTTCCGCTGAATACTCAAGATCTGTGACATTGCTGAGAGCCTCGTTGATCTCCACTGAAGCGGCCTTGGAACCTGCGGGCCATGCTGGGTGACCAGCTGCAATCTCACCACGATACATCTTTGTTCGACGCATGATCTCTCTGGACTTCTTGTAAGCCCagatctgcttcttcaagtcaaTGTCATTCTCGTCGCTGAGGAATCCAACATCGAAGTCAAGAGGGTCGTCGAGTCCTGCGCCGGTGATATGGACGTGGCCGCGAGAGTATGGGTACGCCGTGTAGTTACCGACGGTAACATATTGCTCTTCGGGAACAGTTGAAGGATCTCCAAGGAAGCAAGAGATCATGCCCATAAGCATCAAAGGTCGATTGGGGTGGTCCTTGAAGTCCCGATCCCAAGCCTTCCGGAACTCAGGCCCAAGTGCAGTAACATCAGCTTCTGTAGGCCGGAGCTTAGAAGAGATATCGATAGCATTCCATCCCAACATAGAATCCTTTGACTTGATAAACTCCGGGCGCTTGTCGGGGTTTCTGAGAATTCTGTCGGCTGTTTCATGGGGTTGGAGATTGGTCCTGTAAGGGTACAGAATGAGGTTGTGATCCTGATACTCATGGCCAACGCCAGGCAGATCCACCTTTACGTCGACACCAGCTTTCTTGAGGACTTCAGGGGCACCGATACCTGACCTCTCAAGAACAGGTGGTGTGCCCAGAGCACCGCATGAAACAACGACCAGCTTCCGAGCCTTGACACTCAATGTCGGATGTTGGGTTGGTGTGATTTGAGCTTGGAATGCTGGGTTGGGAGTGTACTCGACACCAACAGCTTTCTTatcgtcatcaagaagaacacgaACAACCTTGGACTCCACAAGGACATGAAGGTTCGGATACTTCTTGTTGTCGATCTTATTATGAAGATAAGCAGTAGCAGTATCTTGCCGACGACCATCCTTGGAAACATATCGGAGCCATCGCTCAACACCATTGTTGGCGTCGAGAGTTTGCAAGTCATGATGCTCTGGCCAGCCGACCTGAGACATACCGTTGATGAAATCGCTTTCTGGGTTCTTGGAACGGTATGTACCGTCAGAGATATGGACCGGGCCGTTAAAGCCGTGGTGTTCCGGGTTACCTCGGCCATGGTATGTCTCAAGCTAGACAGATTTAGCAAATGTCTCAGAATACCCCAGAGTAACTCAAAATCTGTACCTTCTTCAAAAACGGGAAGATCTCATCGGCAGACCATCCTGGGGACTTCCAAGAGTCGAAATCCGCTCGCTGAGCACGAGTGTACATCATAAAATTGATTGACGAGCCTCCACCAAGTGTTCCACCGCAGGGAACGATGGACTCGCGTCCAGCCAGTTTGTCCGACTTGTTTGCCTTGTAGAACAAGGTCGTGGTGGAGGTTGGCAGCAAATGATCCAAGAAGAACACAGGGTTCTCAATGCTCTCAACCCCACGGTTATCTTGCCCACCTTCAATTAGAAGGATAGACAGATTTGGATCAGCCTCCGCCAAACGACCGGCAACGACACATGCTGCTGTTCCGCCTAGTTCAGATAATTAGCAGTGTCGGTGGATTAGACACACAACAAGCGCACCTCCAGCGATGATAACGTCAACTTCGGTAATGTCGCTAGcgagtttagtatataaaccCATGGTCAAGACTAGACGATCCTTTCGGCTACGGGGTTAGAAGGTCGGGAATGGGATTAAAGACGGTGATGAGCGAGTCGTGCTTGGTGATTCGAAAAGAGAATACCTCTCGTGAGGggaagttatatatatatacctgcAGCTCGTGTCACGATGGTTATTCCTTGCGGGCAGCCAGCCGCAGGATGACCCCGCGCGAGTCACCCGCAGGTCCTTCCAATATCTCAGCAACCCATCTCTGGACCCTTACAATCAGACTTTACTTGACGTGGGACGTTTCAACTGGGCTTGTCCAGACGCCGATCTGGTCGGGGTACGTTGCACCCATCTGGGGCAATCTGAGAATGGTAAGGTGAGTTCCCCATATCTCCTAACTGGAATAAGGCTGGTGGATAGAGGCAATGAGCTCCGGGCACCGGGCCGTGCTGAGAAATGAGCAGTGAGTGGCTCATCAAGATTCTCGAGACTCCACTGGTTGTGCACCTTGGGGGTTTTTAGCTCAAGCCCATGGGTCACTTGAGCGGTCCTGACACGGGAAAGTGCCTCGTTGTTCCTTGGATGCAACTCAGAGCTTGAATTGGAAAGGGAGCACGCTGTAGCTAGTCCTATTCAATCGCTACCTCGGTTGCTCGGTTACTCTTTGGAATCTTGGATCAACAGTTCAGCTTTGGAAAACGATCATTTCAAGACTGATGACGACTCAATAGACTCGTAGCTAGTCATTGTTCGCCACTTGAGCTGTACCATCGCACAGCTAACTATTTCTAGCTTCTTGCACTAACAATTTCTTCAGTGCTACAAGCCCTGTTGTGTAGAGTGTGTCTCACCGGAGCTGCTCCACGAAGCTCACCGAGTCTATGCCGAGCTAGGGCAACCTGGTCGCAGATCATATCAGCGAAAAACCCTTAGCTGCTGGGCCCATTTCCATTTCTCCTTCATGTCGCGCTTCAAAGTCGAGATATTCATTATTAATTATGTATGTACGTTATGCTAGTGATCGTTTCTATGACTCTAGGTCTTCCAATCTCTATAATCTCCGAGCCACGTTTTGTGGCGTATGTTCGCTATGCTTGGCAAGTAGAGAATGTCACCGAAATGCCGTCTCGTCTCCAGCTTTCAACTCCCCTCCACCTCCGTCAGCCCTAGTGAATCAGGGATACGAGTAAGGATCCTTCAGGTGCCGTGTCGAGGACTGCGAGCTggcatcgtcgtcttcgagCTTGCGCATGACTGTTACATGCGTCTGTGTGACCTTTGTGATACCCGCTGGCTGGGGTCTGTTTTCGCTGTCGGCTATCTGACCGCCTGCATCGATGCGCACTTCCAAGTTTCTCCCCGTAGACGAAAACATAGCGCCCTTTCCTGTGCCACTTGTGCGATTCGAGTTACCCTTCTTGTTCGTCACGGCGGCTCTGACTTTGGAGCGCAGAGCGTCGGTACCAGAGGGGTATGAGCTGTGATCTCCGGTCGCACGGACAACCCTCACGATAAGTGCGGAAATGTTCATCTCAATGTGAAGCTTGAGCATGTAGACAAGAGGGTGGAATTGCACGTAACTAAGCGAGTCAGCCATTGAGGTCCGGCATCAACCATTTAGAGCGGGGACTCACATGAAACCATTGCCGATGGACATGCTGCCAATGAGGATGACGTCCAAGCTCATGGATACAGCAATCATGACAAGGTTGTATCGCATCAGAGGCTGATACTTGGTAAGACCATTGGCGATAAGCTTGATACGAATCAGGTAGACGAAGTAGCCGTGAAGTGTTGCGTCGATGACCAGGAAGAGGCCCTTCTCGATGCGATCCCAGATGTAGTTGATATCATGGTAACGCTGGGATATTtgcagctgagaaggaaTCCAAATGCAAAAGACACTAATGTTGATGAGGCCAAGAGTGATGGCAGTTATCCATCGAATCTTGATGGCGCTTCGTCTGTCGACCATGAGAAGAGAAAttcggttgatgatgattccGCAAATGCATTGAATTTGGACGACCCAGGCGCACACTAAAAGACCAGTTAGTTTCGTGTTCGTAAAACGTTCGAAGGATATATCGTAcgaagaacaaagaagatccagaagctAAGAACTACCAGTCAGTGTGTTGTCTCAATCTGAGGGACCGGGCGACAACATACCTGGGAGCGATGTAACCACGGATGAAACACCACGACAAGACTCCAATCAACATCGACGCCAACCATTCCGCCCAGATCATCCAGACATAGGCCTTAGCCCGCCCTGTGCGCTTCCACTGATCCCATGTCTGTCTTCCCGCCTTCTGGCCCGCAAAGATTCCAACAGCGAGAGTGAAGCCCCAGATGACACTGGCGACCAATTGATCTGTAGTACTGGGCTTCACGTATACGTAGTGATCCGGTATTAAGAAACCCACCATTGTGAAATCGAATCGGGAAATGATGACTGAAACAGAGGGTAACAAGCAAACAGCCAAGAAGACAGGGTTGTGACAGGAAGACGGTCTTTAAgcaagaaaaaagaaatcgtAAATCCCTACCAGGCCCCCGAAGTAGATCGGAATCTTGCATGACGGGGGATTTTAGAGGTTCCAGAAGCCCCGGCAGTCTGGTGAATAGACCGAGATGGTGAACCCATAGATCTACCAGATGAGCAAATGGGAAGAGCGCGTAGTGGCGGACCGCCGTTCGCTAGTGTTTTTAGGTGAAGATGGCGTACAAGATTATTCCGTGCTAATGGATAGGGGCTCGTTTTGTATGGCTAACCGCCAGTTCCGCGTGGGCGGCACGTGGATGCTCGAGTCATTACGGCGGGCTTAGTTTGGGTTTCGGTTTTGCTAATAGGGGGTTGTTTTGCCGTGCCAAGTTGGATGAGGGCTGTGAAAAACGTTGAGACTTCAGAGGATGGTAATTTCTTTGGAGGTTTTGCTTTGCATACGCGGTGGGGCTTGGTACTTGAGCTGACAGAGAAGATGTTGACTCTGAGGGCATGCGAGCAGGCCCCAGCCTCTACCTCTGTTAGGATCCCTTGCAATGTCGTATTAGAGTGAACTTGATTCATTATCAACAGCTTCGGGCAAAAGGCCAAGGGATATCTTGCAGTAGCGATCACTCCATGAATCGTAGGTTTGAAGCTCACTAGGCTCAGCATTGCAATCCGCCAATCTCTCGAGAGCGTGGATGTCCCAGAGATGGATCTGAGTAGATCATGCCTCATGTGGCTAGTCGTTGCCACCAATCGACCATTCCTGAAGGATGACTTGCTTAAAGTAGACAAGTCTGTCTGTGCTCAAGCTGGAGGCATACTGACTCAATCTTGTTGAGGCAAACCTCTGGATGTGCCTTTTGAGACCACGGCACTCAGCCTGTCCAAGTCGCGTGGCGAATAAAGCTAATTGATGAAGATTCTGTTAATTTTATCTGTCGTGTCTCCGCTTGGGATGTAGAATTCCCGTATCTTCAGAGCAAGCAATCGCTAGCCCAGGGACAATTGACTTGGTCGACGACCTAGACGACATCCATGCGACCCCGCATTAATCTTTGGTCGCTACACCGACGATCGAGCCCACGGAAGATACAGGGTAGATTGAGGGGAAGGGGAGATTGAGTTCAGAAGCCTTGCCAACAGAATAGCCTTTTCGTAATGATGGCCCACTCAGATCAATCGATAATCTCTATACAGTGcccaggggttacaaatgtgaAATCGGTACAAAGCCCACAGTGGAGGCAAGTGACTGGATAGGTAAAAAAAACTACTGGTACCTGCCCTTCAACTGGCTAATAAGGggtaatttaatctatttcGCGGTAGGGTGGGGTATAACTGAAAATACGGAAATgtacatttgtaacccctgcggactgtacaAGGCAAGAAAAACATGTTATCGTTGCTTTTTTGTCTTCCATAGGTAGCGATAATCATGGTCGTTCATAGATGACACTGGCTTGTCGCCATAGCAGTCAGTTTTGATTGCGTTTCGATGGACAAACAGCCCAGGCCGCCAACCGCTTTTCCATTGCTTCATCCCGATTATCCAATCTGTGATAATTGTTACTTTTCCCAGGCTGCTTCGTCGCTTCAACTACTTGCGTGAAATGTAGTTGTTTGCGCAGCAGCATTACAGCTTGGTCAGCTTGCACCCGCGCTTGTTAGCtctctgatgctgatgcaCTGGAACCGTCTGTGCTGAAGCCTCAGCGAGCGCGACACCAACAAACACAACGCGCCACTGCCGTAACCTTGGCGGTATCGACTCACGAAATAGCCCTTGGCAAGCAGTCACTGTCCACGTGGCTTGTGTAGCTGTGCTTAAaactgatgaagaggaacaTCTGTAAATGCAGAAGTATCTTTTGTCAAGTCTGATGCGTCATTTTTTGACACCCGCTACCCGACCGACATTGGACGCCCATCATCCTCCGTCGCCCACCAAATGAAACAACCATTCAGTTACTCACCACTCCCATCAGACGGATGGTTCAGACTACTGAGTATCCTCCCGTCACAAGATGGGGCATCAGACATCTCATGCGAGCTGCATCATCACGAGCTATCTGCCTGCCCTCAATATGAAGCCATCTCATACACATGGGGTAATGACGATGCGACGAAGCGACTGCTGGTAAACGGGACTATTTTTAAAGTGCGGCCCAATTTGTATGCAGCTCTCAGGGCATTTAGACAGACTCATGAGACAAAACTCATTTGGGTCGACGCCGTCTGTATCAAtcagcaagatcaaggagagaGAAATCGTCAAGTTCTGCAGATGAACCAAATCTACTCGCAAGCTCAAGTCGTCGATGTCTGGCTTGGGACTGCAGATACAAACTCTGACGCTGGTGTCGCCTTCCTGACAGACTTTTATGAGCTTGTCTTTCGTGATACAAGTTATCAACAGTCTCCATCGCGGGATGTACGCGCGGCCACAATGTACCCAGATTCCATGCCCTTTCATGAGTTTTATGCGCCCATTCTAAAGCTCCTTGATGACCCAGGGACACTGACGGCATTTAATCATGCGGTAGCATTACTCGCCGACAGCTGGTGGAAAAGAATATGGACTTTGCAAGAAAGTGTCCTCTGCCCAAACGTAATCTGCTGGTCGGGTTCAAAAACGTTTCCTTTCGAATATCTCTTGGGCTTGTCCCATTTCTTATATCACCTAGTGAATCAAGATGCTCACAAAGGCGCACTGGCCCACAGAGATATGACTCTAGGCGCGTTGATGCTCGTTGAGTACCTGCGCAAAGACATGGTTGCTCACGGGAAAATTGGATTGACAATGGCGCTTTACTCGACCTGGAACCGCGCATCTTCGGATCCGAGAGACAAGGTCATTGGCTTGCTGGGTATTATAGAGCCTCGCGACAGCCTCAAGCCAGAATACTCATGGCCAGTCGAGAAGGTGTATAGAGTTGCGATGCGAGCCGCgctggttgaagatggcaaccTCAACTGCCTTGGTCTGATctcggagaagaaggagtctCGAAACAGCAATTTAGCCTCGTGGGTCCCTGACTTCGAACTCCACTCTGAACCATTCAGGGACTACATAACTTCACTGTCCAAAGTTCTCAACAAATGGTCGATCTACAAGGCTTTTATGAGCCTAGAGGGGTCTTCGGGCATAACAACAGACGAGGACGACAGTGTGTTAATACTCAAAGGCTTTTGCCTCGATTCGGTGTCCGTTGTTGGAACTCAAGCTCCGGGCCCTGAATTTGAGAATGTAGGCGAGACAAACCCTGAACACTGGAGGAGCTCGATGGGAAACACGATCAATCATTGGAGATCCTTGATTACACCTAATAGTAGCTATGTAACGGGTGAAACTCAGGCTATGGCCTTTTGGAGAACAGTTCTGGTTGACTTGAACCAAGGCCGTCTAGCCTCGAAGAAAGGCGGTACGCCCAAAAGGCTCGACAAGAATGATCTGCAGGATCTGTTACAGCTTGAAACCCCAGAGGGAATGGAAGGCCTGCTAAGCACGTGGAAGTCATGCCTTCAGCCTGTATACCGGCAACTTCGATTGATCGAGCAGTTCAATCGGCGGTTTTTCAGGACAGCAAATGGTTACATGGGACTAGGTCCGCCGGATATCCAACCTGGTGATGCTATCTGCCTTCTTTTGGGCGGATCCGTGGCTTACGCGTTGAGGAGGAGTGCACATGAGACCTGGACATATGTTGGCGAATGGTACGTGTCATCTTTTTATCCTATCTCGATCTCAGTTACTAAAGTGTTGAAGCTACGTACATGGGATCATGGACGGAGAGGCCGCTGTTAGAGCACTTGAAGATAAGACCGACTTCGCGGAGTATCGCATTGTCTAATCAGTGGAGATGAAAATCCCGGAGAGTTTCTAAGATGGAGGAGTCAAGAGTGTCGAAGTTGAATTCGGCATGAATACACACGGgatgagagagaaggaggctATGAGATGTTTACGAGTCCAAACAGACGGTGTTAGGTGAAgcaaggaagaaggagaaggagacgTGAGGTTGAAAGTCTGGTCTCTGCGGGCGAAAGGTGTACTTGCGTGTGTGACCTGAGTAGCATCTTCATTGACTTCCGTTATTGCTAGCCTGATGAGCCTCGAGCGAAGGCTGGAAATGAATACTCCTGcagaagagggaaaagatcGC harbors:
- a CDS encoding hypothetical protein (EggNog:ENOG41~CAZy:AA3) codes for the protein MGLYTKLASDITEVDVIIAGGGTAACVVAGRLAEADPNLSILLIEGGQDNRGVESIENPVFFLDHLLPTSTTTLFYKANKSDKLAGRESIVPCGGTLGGGSSINFMMYTRAQRADFDSWKSPGWSADEIFPFLKKLETYHGRGNPEHHGFNGPVHISDGTYRSKNPESDFINGMSQVGWPEHHDLQTLDANNGVERWLRYVSKDGRRQDTATAYLHNKIDNKKYPNLHVLVESKVVRVLLDDDKKAVGVEYTPNPAFQAQITPTQHPTLSVKARKLVVVSCGALGTPPVLERSGIGAPEVLKKAGVDVKVDLPGVGHEYQDHNLILYPYRTNLQPHETADRILRNPDKRPEFIKSKDSMLGWNAIDISSKLRPTEADVTALGPEFRKAWDRDFKDHPNRPLMLMGMISCFLGDPSTVPEEQYVTVGNYTAYPYSRGHVHITGAGLDDPLDFDVGFLSDENDIDLKKQIWAYKKSREIMRRTKMYRGEIAAGHPAWPAGSKAASVEINEALSNVTDLEYSAEDDKAIEEWVRQNVATTWHSISTCRMAPRDENGVVDERLNVHGTKGLKLADLSIPPENVGANTNNTAIVVGEKAADIIIKDLGLGPSAKL
- a CDS encoding hypothetical protein (EggNog:ENOG41), which codes for MALYSTWNRASSDPRDKVIGLLGIIEPRDSLKPEYSWPVEKVYRVAMRAALVEDGNLNCLGLISEKKESRNSNLASWVPDFELHSEPFRDYITSLSKVLNKWSIYKAFMSLEGSSGITTDEDDSVLILKGFCLDSVSVVGTQAPGPEFENVGETNPEHWRSSMGNTINHWRSLITPNSSYVTGETQAMAFWRTVLVDLNQGRLASKKGGTPKRLDKNDLQDLLQLETPEGMEGLLSTWKSCLQPVYRQLRLIEQFNRRFFRTANGYMGLGPPDIQPGDAICLLLGGSVAYALRRSAHETWTYVGECYVHGIMDGEAAVRALEDKTDFAEYRIV